One Candidatus Methylomirabilota bacterium genomic window, GAGACGGGTGCGGAGATCTACCACAACGACAGCGACTTCGACACCCTCGCGAGGGTGTCAGATCTGACGATCTACCGTCCTTCGTGACGGACATCGCCTTCATGTCACGTTCGCGCGCCGCCAGAGCCCCTTCCCGAAGGCCTCGCCCGGGGCTAGCCCGGATCGCGTCCGTCTGGCCGCTGTCTCGGTCGGGCCGGCGAGCGCTCCTGGCGATGCTGGCCGCGCCGCTGGCGATCAGGATCCTCGTGGGTGCGGTCGCCATCCTGGCGGTGTGGTGGGCGGTGAACTGGATGTACCAGGTGATCCGCAAGCCGACCGAGCTATTCTTTCCGGTGAGCGGCGCGCTCGCCAAGACGCCGCCCGAGACGTGGCGGCGGTACGGGCCGCTCTTCCGCGAGCATTCGACATCCGTCATCACGCCCGAGCTGCTGGCCGCGCTGGCTCAGGTCGAAGGCGGGGGCAACCCGGTGGCCCGGACGTACTGGCGGTGGCGTCTGACGTGGAATCCGTTCGAGGTGTACCAGCCTGCGTCGAGCGCGGTCGGCATGTACCAGATCACCGATGCGACGTTCCGCGAGGCGAAGCGCTACTGCATCCACAGCCACGTGGTGGTCGAGGACGGCCCCTGGCACGACGTGAGCTCGTGCTGGTTCAACAGCCTCTACACTCGCGTCGTGCCGAGGCACGCCGTCGAGCTGACCGCGGCCCTCCTGGATCGTAGCG contains:
- a CDS encoding transglycosylase SLT domain-containing protein; its protein translation is MLAAPLAIRILVGAVAILAVWWAVNWMYQVIRKPTELFFPVSGALAKTPPETWRRYGPLFREHSTSVITPELLAALAQVEGGGNPVARTYWRWRLTWNPFEVYQPASSAVGMYQITDATFREAKRYCIHSHVVVEDGPWHDVSSCWFNSLYTRVVPRHAVELTAALLDRSVANTMGRQRIATATLQQKQDLAAVIHLCGAGPGDAYARRGFRLTAGQRCGDHAVSGYLAQVNAMKRQFVRLAAAGSPSAFETQ